In Sulfurisphaera javensis, a single genomic region encodes these proteins:
- a CDS encoding MFS transporter — translation MSNETFKFLLISRVARSISLIYVSLSIPLYLSLLGLSPITIGLIVFGVVGFYSLLSLGLGMLGDRIGYKKSLIIGDALPAIGTFILAFTSNIHLIIPLLVITGIGGGASGGLRGMWSPGISALIASNWRDEKERIKKLGLISSAASAASIVGSLLVSIKQFLPFSPEENFRVIFAFSSILLVISIVSLIFVEEVQRPKKTTKIMKKSSLIYISKVVASNTVTGFGIGLAIPLLPLWFKIAYHVNDFVIGLVFTVSYALTSIGSFLATKLKFDTLKVASITRVLNGVLLIGIAFSPWFYLAAALYAIRGLNAGIGAPNRTAVNVRGISEEDYGAATSIQGISTRVAQLSSGLSGYLLEVWLPLPEFSGGILQAIGGYIYYKLLKERVAKGN, via the coding sequence ATGTCTAATGAAACGTTTAAGTTCCTCCTAATATCGAGAGTCGCTAGGAGCATAAGCTTAATTTATGTTAGCTTATCAATTCCACTTTACCTCTCTCTATTAGGATTATCTCCAATAACTATAGGATTAATAGTATTTGGAGTTGTAGGATTTTATTCTCTATTATCTTTGGGTTTAGGTATGTTGGGAGATAGGATAGGATATAAGAAAAGCTTAATTATTGGCGATGCCTTGCCTGCAATTGGAACCTTCATTTTGGCTTTCACATCTAACATACATTTAATAATTCCTCTTCTAGTGATTACTGGAATTGGCGGAGGAGCTTCTGGAGGACTAAGAGGCATGTGGAGTCCGGGAATTTCAGCATTAATTGCTTCTAATTGGAGGGATGAGAAGGAAAGAATTAAAAAACTTGGCCTAATTAGTTCAGCAGCATCAGCAGCTAGTATAGTTGGAAGCCTTTTGGTCTCAATAAAACAATTCTTACCTTTCTCACCAGAAGAAAATTTTAGAGTTATATTCGCTTTTTCTTCTATTCTCTTAGTTATTTCCATTGTTTCTCTCATTTTTGTCGAAGAAGTGCAAAGACCTAAAAAAACTACTAAAATAATGAAAAAATCTAGTCTAATATATATATCTAAAGTTGTAGCATCAAATACAGTAACTGGCTTTGGAATTGGTTTAGCAATCCCGTTACTCCCTTTATGGTTTAAAATAGCTTACCATGTTAACGACTTTGTCATTGGTTTAGTTTTTACTGTATCTTATGCATTAACATCTATTGGTTCATTCCTAGCAACTAAACTCAAATTTGATACTCTTAAAGTAGCTTCAATAACTAGAGTCCTTAACGGAGTATTACTTATAGGAATAGCTTTTTCACCTTGGTTTTACTTAGCTGCTGCATTATATGCAATAAGAGGGTTAAATGCTGGAATTGGAGCACCAAATAGAACAGCAGTAAACGTTAGAGGGATATCTGAAGAGGATTATGGTGCAGCTACAAGCATACAAGGAATATCAACTAGAGTTGCTCAGCTAAGCAGTGGACTTAGTGGGTATCTTTTAGAGGTTTGGCTACCTTTACCAGAATTTAGTGGAGGAATATTACAGGCAATAGGAGGATATATTTACTACAAACTTCTAAAAGAAAGAGTGGCAAAGGGAAATTAG
- a CDS encoding radical SAM protein, with the protein MKRDWEVILTADRGSFTDYGGSSVLGYVACMPYRLVPRLFMDKFFTPPIKVDKEGKAIYAPYALRKIEASLISHGFNVAVIPPEHLEDSVSEKTKVIGITVHDPFGLNPVSFKLSMLFGGGATWTAKFFEELGDKLSKLKTKYNFKVIAGGPGAWELLNKKPEWIDNVFIGEAEITLPEVMKKIIDGESVPTIIKGKDPKADQIPPIVNPARLGEVQITRGCPRGCQFCSVTPETFRSIPLDVIKKEVEVNMRGGWNRVEFITDDVMLYGSQKLRTNHDAIVKLFTEVMSMGVDGIWWPHISAPAVKESPKTVKAMAEIARYNFDRAVAPVVGLETGSTKIMEKYMRAKAFPWTPKDWADVIIDATAIMNDNYIFPCYTMTIGYPEETDEDVQQSIDLVQKIIDHGFIAWVFPLPVIPMATTRIRDNPFPFMDKLPSKYWDLLYMSWKYNFKITRQLIPILTSGIKSSVVRKIVKVMIDRVFDSIDQIFYELKETKGKKSMEFSSINLNNTIGVIKSIYWLTRLAFKNQ; encoded by the coding sequence ATGAAGAGAGATTGGGAAGTTATTTTAACAGCAGACAGAGGATCATTCACAGATTATGGTGGATCTAGTGTATTAGGTTATGTAGCTTGTATGCCATATAGACTTGTCCCTAGATTATTTATGGATAAGTTCTTTACCCCTCCCATTAAGGTTGATAAAGAAGGGAAAGCTATTTATGCACCATATGCATTGAGGAAAATTGAAGCCTCATTAATTTCTCATGGATTTAATGTGGCTGTTATCCCTCCAGAGCATTTAGAAGATTCTGTAAGTGAGAAAACAAAAGTAATTGGAATAACTGTTCATGACCCATTTGGTTTAAATCCAGTCTCCTTTAAGCTGTCAATGCTTTTTGGTGGAGGAGCTACATGGACAGCTAAGTTTTTTGAAGAGTTAGGAGATAAGCTATCTAAGCTAAAGACTAAGTATAATTTTAAGGTAATTGCAGGTGGACCGGGTGCATGGGAATTATTAAATAAGAAACCAGAATGGATTGATAATGTGTTTATTGGTGAAGCTGAAATTACTTTGCCAGAGGTAATGAAGAAAATTATTGATGGTGAATCAGTCCCTACAATAATAAAGGGTAAAGATCCTAAAGCGGATCAAATTCCGCCAATTGTAAATCCAGCTAGATTGGGAGAAGTACAAATTACTAGAGGTTGTCCTAGAGGTTGTCAATTCTGTTCAGTTACTCCAGAAACTTTTCGCTCTATTCCTCTTGATGTTATAAAGAAGGAAGTTGAAGTTAACATGAGGGGAGGATGGAACAGAGTGGAATTTATAACAGATGATGTAATGTTATACGGCTCACAAAAATTGAGAACAAATCATGATGCTATCGTGAAGTTATTTACAGAAGTAATGAGTATGGGAGTTGATGGAATATGGTGGCCTCATATTTCTGCGCCAGCAGTTAAAGAAAGTCCGAAGACTGTAAAGGCTATGGCTGAGATTGCGCGATATAATTTTGATAGAGCTGTTGCGCCAGTTGTTGGTTTAGAGACTGGGAGCACGAAAATTATGGAAAAGTACATGAGGGCTAAGGCATTTCCTTGGACTCCTAAAGATTGGGCAGATGTAATTATTGATGCTACTGCAATAATGAATGACAATTACATATTCCCATGTTATACAATGACTATTGGTTATCCAGAGGAAACTGATGAAGATGTGCAACAGTCTATCGACTTAGTTCAAAAGATTATTGACCATGGTTTCATAGCTTGGGTATTTCCATTGCCAGTAATTCCAATGGCTACGACGAGAATTAGAGATAATCCTTTCCCATTTATGGATAAGTTACCTTCAAAATATTGGGACTTGCTATATATGAGTTGGAAATATAATTTTAAGATTACTAGGCAATTGATTCCTATTCTTACTAGTGGTATAAAAAGTAGTGTGGTAAGGAAGATTGTAAAGGTAATGATTGATAGGGTATTTGATTCAATAGATCAGATCTTCTATGAATTGAAAGAGACAAAAGGTAAGAAATCCATGGAGTTTTCGAGTATTAATTTAAATAACACTATAGGGGTTATAAAGTCTATATATTGGTTAACTAGATTAGCTTTCAAAAACCAATAA
- a CDS encoding PQQ-binding-like beta-propeller repeat protein, producing MNKYQIGSVIIGILLILSAAVYLHQVYLHKVPSTGIHTLTTTNIAPNFMNILGTNLSVKLIQSVPEFTKGYEGNTVMFEGNPQHLYFIPTTTGYFLINVSGAIIVPPSIYKDLLIVTTSGPMNMTTRNLPFNIGCIYAINLSNGEIIWSEKFPNQIMTQPIIVNGILVIGLGNNMFVNSTIRGTGVNGIIALNVTNGHVLWNYSTLGEDMPTPVYYKGMIIEANGNGEVFALNISNGKLVWSDYIASYVSMSSPLLVNNIIYFGSAHPYIFWAINAENGKILWYDNFSENFSSLGGLDDSSPAYANGIVVTSLAIHFSNNTMEEALVGMNAFNGKILWWLNEGISLIPPNLESPPPVIFHGVVFHDSPVGLLYAVNLTNGKVLWSFYTGFTTSNVNIVKGRIIIQNQQGILFVLNLNGKLIKKIITPVLPGPGNILVTLNSVILVGVNGIIDSIPLQSIIS from the coding sequence ATGAATAAATATCAAATCGGTTCCGTTATCATCGGGATACTACTAATTTTATCAGCGGCAGTATATTTACATCAAGTTTATCTTCACAAAGTCCCCTCCACTGGGATACATACTTTAACTACTACAAACATTGCCCCTAATTTTATGAATATATTAGGAACAAATTTATCGGTTAAATTAATTCAATCTGTCCCAGAATTCACAAAGGGTTATGAAGGAAATACAGTAATGTTTGAGGGTAATCCACAACATTTATATTTTATCCCAACTACTACTGGCTATTTTTTAATCAATGTGAGTGGAGCAATAATTGTTCCTCCCTCAATATATAAGGATCTTCTAATCGTTACTACTTCTGGTCCTATGAACATGACAACAAGGAATTTACCATTTAATATCGGTTGTATTTATGCAATTAATCTCAGTAATGGTGAAATAATCTGGAGTGAGAAATTTCCTAATCAAATAATGACTCAACCAATAATTGTAAATGGTATTCTAGTAATAGGTTTAGGTAATAATATGTTCGTAAACTCTACTATAAGAGGTACTGGGGTTAATGGAATTATTGCACTAAATGTAACAAATGGTCATGTATTATGGAATTATTCAACTTTAGGAGAAGATATGCCAACTCCAGTATATTATAAAGGTATGATAATTGAGGCTAATGGTAATGGAGAAGTTTTTGCTTTGAATATTAGTAACGGAAAATTAGTGTGGAGTGATTACATAGCTTCCTATGTGAGTATGAGTTCTCCATTACTAGTAAATAATATTATTTATTTTGGTTCTGCTCATCCTTATATTTTCTGGGCTATAAATGCTGAGAATGGTAAGATCTTATGGTATGATAACTTTTCAGAGAACTTTTCATCGTTAGGTGGTTTAGATGATTCCTCACCAGCTTATGCTAATGGTATAGTAGTAACTTCTTTAGCAATTCATTTCTCTAATAATACAATGGAAGAAGCTTTAGTAGGTATGAACGCTTTTAACGGTAAAATATTATGGTGGCTTAATGAGGGTATTTCTCTTATTCCACCAAATCTCGAATCTCCACCACCAGTAATATTTCATGGAGTTGTTTTTCATGATTCTCCAGTTGGTCTTTTATATGCAGTTAATTTAACTAATGGAAAGGTCTTATGGAGTTTTTATACTGGTTTTACAACGAGTAATGTAAACATCGTTAAAGGTAGGATAATTATACAGAACCAACAAGGTATTCTATTTGTACTTAATTTAAATGGAAAGTTAATAAAGAAAATTATAACCCCTGTACTGCCGGGACCAGGGAATATCTTAGTAACGTTGAATTCAGTCATTCTAGTTGGAGTAAATGGGATCATTGATTCTATTCCTTTACAATCAATAATTAGTTAA
- a CDS encoding amidohydrolase family protein has translation MLIKNARLLDGRKVNIYIEDGIIRCFDCKENDDEVIDAENNLVIPPYFNMHFHLDSVFLPIINKSGTLWEGIRIWKEIKGKLSEDDVIKRVITAVKLMVAQGTLWIRTHVDVTEKSLTLLNALLKVKEEVKEIAEIEITAFPQDGIFTEKGNDELLRKAIEKGADNVGLIPHNEMTREDGVRSIKFAFDLAKEFNKKVDGHIDETDDPNSRYLEVLAKYTLEYEYQEKVSAGHVTAMHSWDPAYRYRILPIVAKAGITVIPNPLINVSLQGRFDSYPKRRGMAPIKEMINNGINVALGHDCIMDPWYPLGSGNMLHVLFMAIHLDQMLSPDELNYSINLITYNGAKAWPKSNYGIEVGNEANLLVTSEDNLIDLLRFMSPPLYVIKGGRVVAKDGKLIYYKGKWEKVLKKPV, from the coding sequence ATGTTAATAAAAAATGCTAGATTATTAGATGGTAGAAAAGTAAACATTTACATAGAAGATGGAATAATAAGATGTTTCGATTGTAAAGAAAATGATGATGAAGTGATTGATGCTGAAAACAATTTAGTAATACCCCCATATTTTAATATGCATTTTCACTTGGATAGTGTATTTCTTCCTATAATAAATAAAAGTGGTACTTTATGGGAGGGGATAAGAATCTGGAAAGAAATTAAAGGTAAACTCTCTGAAGATGATGTTATCAAAAGGGTTATAACAGCAGTAAAGTTAATGGTAGCCCAAGGTACGTTATGGATTAGGACTCATGTAGATGTTACAGAAAAGTCACTAACTCTATTAAATGCATTATTAAAGGTAAAAGAGGAAGTAAAAGAGATTGCCGAAATAGAAATAACAGCATTTCCTCAAGATGGTATTTTCACAGAAAAGGGAAATGATGAGTTATTAAGGAAAGCTATTGAGAAAGGAGCAGATAATGTTGGTTTAATTCCTCATAATGAGATGACAAGAGAAGATGGAGTAAGATCAATCAAGTTTGCTTTTGATTTAGCTAAAGAATTTAACAAAAAAGTTGACGGTCATATTGATGAAACTGATGATCCAAACTCAAGATACTTAGAGGTATTGGCTAAGTATACTTTAGAATATGAATATCAGGAAAAAGTTTCTGCTGGACATGTTACGGCTATGCATTCATGGGATCCTGCTTATAGGTATAGAATATTACCAATCGTTGCTAAAGCTGGAATAACTGTTATTCCTAACCCTCTAATTAATGTTTCTTTGCAAGGTAGATTTGATAGTTATCCTAAAAGAAGAGGAATGGCACCAATTAAGGAAATGATTAATAATGGTATTAATGTTGCTTTAGGACATGATTGTATCATGGACCCATGGTATCCTTTGGGAAGTGGTAATATGTTACATGTCTTATTTATGGCTATCCATTTAGATCAAATGCTTTCTCCAGACGAGTTAAATTACTCTATTAACTTAATTACATATAATGGAGCGAAAGCTTGGCCAAAATCAAATTATGGTATTGAAGTTGGAAATGAGGCTAACTTACTTGTCACTTCTGAGGATAATTTAATAGATCTTTTGCGTTTTATGAGCCCACCGTTATACGTAATTAAGGGTGGAAGAGTGGTTGCTAAAGATGGGAAATTAATTTACTACAAAGGGAAATGGGAAAAGGTATTGAAAAAACCAGTATAG
- a CDS encoding pirin family protein: MIRGIYGILKGRETIDGAGVKLYRVFGGSTTVQLTDPFLLLDFFGSVNPEDYIVGFPWHPHRGIETVTLLYEGKVEHEDSEGNKGVIYPGQVQWMTAGSGIFHQEMPKPLEGIEVAKYNQNPLSVKGLQLWINLPSYKKMTEPTYRNIKSLPKERFDFGEITILAGEYKGIEGPVRVKSDVDPMYLDVNLDGEFRLNVKNGYTALAFVVDGKAKFSPNVPEIEKGNLVIFNREGEEIVVKGKARFIILSGKPLEEPVAWYGPIVMNTEDQILEALADLRRGRFIRHKQVNIEDY, translated from the coding sequence ATGATAAGAGGAATATATGGTATATTAAAAGGAAGAGAAACAATAGACGGTGCTGGAGTCAAGCTTTACAGAGTATTTGGTGGTTCAACAACAGTACAATTAACGGATCCTTTTTTACTCTTAGATTTCTTTGGTTCAGTAAACCCAGAGGATTATATTGTAGGCTTTCCATGGCATCCCCATAGGGGTATAGAAACTGTAACTCTTCTTTATGAAGGAAAGGTTGAACATGAAGACAGTGAAGGGAATAAAGGTGTCATTTATCCTGGTCAAGTTCAATGGATGACTGCTGGAAGTGGGATATTTCACCAGGAAATGCCAAAACCATTAGAAGGAATAGAAGTTGCTAAATATAATCAGAATCCTCTTTCAGTTAAAGGTTTGCAATTATGGATTAACTTACCTTCATATAAGAAGATGACAGAACCCACTTATAGGAATATAAAGTCTTTACCTAAAGAAAGGTTTGATTTTGGCGAAATCACTATTTTGGCTGGAGAGTATAAAGGAATAGAAGGACCAGTGAGGGTAAAAAGTGATGTAGACCCCATGTATTTAGATGTAAATTTAGATGGGGAATTTAGGCTTAACGTTAAGAATGGTTATACTGCCTTAGCTTTTGTGGTTGATGGTAAAGCAAAGTTTAGTCCTAATGTACCAGAAATAGAAAAAGGCAATTTAGTTATATTTAATAGAGAAGGAGAAGAAATTGTAGTTAAGGGGAAAGCAAGATTCATAATACTTTCTGGTAAACCCTTAGAAGAACCGGTAGCATGGTACGGTCCAATAGTTATGAATACAGAGGATCAGATTTTGGAAGCCTTAGCAGATTTAAGAAGAGGTAGATTCATAAGGCATAAGCAAGTTAATATTGAGGATTATTAG
- a CDS encoding uracil-DNA glycosylase yields MDSLLYDKIVSCNKCTRLREYVKNFKIPPRFKDWEYWNKPVPGFGDKDAKILIVGLAPALHGGNRTGRVFTGDESGKWVIKGLYTLGLSNKEEGINRNDGLKIKEVYLTNAVKCVPPENKPTKEEILNCSYFLREEILSLKNLRVIVALGRIAFESILLIYGMRIKFKHGVIIDLPDGKKLIASYHPSAQNTKTGRLKWEDWIKILEMAHEISNNPQY; encoded by the coding sequence ATGGATAGCTTATTATATGATAAAATAGTTTCTTGCAATAAATGTACCAGACTTAGAGAATATGTAAAAAATTTCAAGATCCCTCCGAGATTTAAAGACTGGGAATATTGGAATAAACCAGTACCGGGATTTGGCGATAAAGACGCGAAAATTCTTATTGTAGGTTTAGCTCCAGCTCTTCATGGCGGAAACAGAACTGGTAGAGTGTTTACTGGAGACGAATCTGGAAAATGGGTGATAAAAGGACTTTATACGTTAGGATTATCTAACAAGGAGGAAGGAATAAATAGAAATGATGGACTTAAAATAAAGGAAGTTTATTTAACTAATGCTGTTAAATGCGTTCCTCCGGAGAATAAACCAACAAAAGAGGAAATACTCAACTGCTCGTATTTCCTAAGAGAGGAAATACTCTCATTAAAAAACCTAAGAGTTATAGTAGCCTTAGGAAGAATAGCATTTGAATCTATACTGTTAATTTATGGAATGAGGATAAAGTTTAAACATGGAGTTATAATAGATTTACCAGATGGCAAAAAGTTAATAGCTAGTTATCATCCAAGTGCACAAAATACAAAAACAGGAAGATTAAAGTGGGAAGATTGGATAAAAATTCTTGAAATGGCCCATGAAATATCTAATAATCCTCAATATTAA
- a CDS encoding MFS transporter, with amino-acid sequence MRGIPIFIARVIYGASWFFLSPYIPFILRMFSSSKNFANLIPFSFFVTAAIMQIPAGLISTKLGMKNTYTLGLFIMGISDTLIGLSKNIYEVLLLYSLTGFGASFFFSSAGGTLAVINEGRTVLVMGLYNAMFSIGGIIGLNWGLVDSLLGFSNASFLLGFLTILVSVINYLTSYTNVKPDFKVLKNKNVFLVASSTAGVWGSYYVVSEFFPSFAFYVMKTSPVVIGSISSLLVFSSVIGGIFTFIMSIIKNEKARIIITSILGVIPVLLLYNFYIIGLVIMGIFNEMAISIIYAFVIREVRSENSSLALAEVNSIQIGLGMLELLLPYISIYNLWYLVVIVSLIPLSILMKVR; translated from the coding sequence GTGAGAGGAATACCAATTTTTATAGCAAGAGTTATTTATGGAGCTAGTTGGTTCTTCCTATCTCCTTACATACCTTTCATTTTAAGGATGTTTTCTTCCTCTAAAAATTTCGCTAATTTAATACCTTTTTCTTTCTTTGTTACAGCAGCTATAATGCAAATACCAGCTGGATTAATATCAACAAAACTAGGAATGAAGAATACTTATACTCTAGGTCTCTTTATCATGGGCATTTCAGATACTTTAATTGGTTTAAGCAAGAACATTTATGAAGTTCTCCTACTTTATTCTTTAACAGGCTTTGGTGCTTCATTCTTTTTTTCGTCAGCTGGAGGTACATTAGCGGTAATAAATGAGGGTAGAACTGTTCTTGTAATGGGTTTATATAATGCAATGTTTTCCATTGGAGGTATAATAGGACTTAATTGGGGTTTAGTGGATTCCTTATTAGGTTTCTCTAATGCCTCTTTTCTTCTAGGTTTTTTAACTATTTTAGTCAGTGTTATAAATTATTTAACTTCATACACTAATGTTAAACCAGACTTTAAGGTTTTAAAAAACAAGAATGTATTCTTGGTTGCATCTTCTACCGCTGGTGTATGGGGTTCTTATTACGTTGTTAGTGAATTCTTTCCATCATTTGCCTTTTATGTAATGAAGACTTCTCCAGTTGTTATAGGCTCAATCTCCTCTCTCTTAGTTTTCTCATCGGTTATTGGGGGCATTTTTACTTTCATTATGTCTATAATAAAAAACGAGAAGGCACGTATAATAATTACCAGCATTTTAGGAGTAATACCAGTTCTTTTGCTATATAATTTTTATATAATTGGACTAGTTATTATGGGAATTTTTAATGAAATGGCAATATCAATAATTTATGCTTTTGTTATAAGGGAAGTAAGAAGTGAAAATTCTTCTTTAGCTTTAGCGGAAGTTAATTCTATCCAAATAGGTTTGGGAATGTTAGAATTACTTTTACCATATATTTCTATTTATAATTTATGGTATCTAGTAGTTATAGTCTCACTTATACCACTTTCTATTTTGATGAAGGTAAGATAA
- a CDS encoding YkgJ family cysteine cluster protein, translated as MNTDQINVLVKKALKGDIKSLEEVFNFLEKFNVPITKYAMYSIIYQYVMNNVLDLGKYCEECGGKCCKSGLPVPVYNFDYKELKNRLSKEQLNNFRRVNGFYILSRPCPFQEGWLCKIHQYKPYACMSYPFATEDEQKEIIDSYKDGIPDFKVPDFCIAGKKVKEFMSNKVDELRKKLGRDPTPRELLREIVKSS; from the coding sequence GTGAATACTGATCAAATTAATGTGTTAGTTAAAAAAGCATTAAAAGGAGATATAAAAAGCCTTGAAGAAGTATTTAATTTCCTAGAAAAATTTAACGTTCCAATAACTAAGTATGCAATGTATTCAATCATCTATCAATATGTTATGAATAACGTATTAGATTTGGGAAAATACTGTGAAGAATGTGGAGGAAAATGCTGTAAGTCTGGTTTGCCAGTACCAGTTTATAACTTTGATTACAAAGAACTTAAAAATAGATTGAGTAAGGAACAGTTGAATAATTTTAGAAGAGTGAACGGGTTTTATATCCTATCTAGGCCATGTCCTTTTCAAGAGGGTTGGCTTTGCAAGATTCATCAGTATAAACCCTATGCATGTATGTCATATCCTTTCGCTACAGAGGATGAACAAAAAGAAATAATAGATAGTTATAAAGATGGTATACCGGATTTTAAGGTTCCAGATTTTTGCATAGCTGGAAAAAAAGTAAAAGAGTTTATGTCTAATAAGGTTGATGAGCTAAGAAAAAAACTTGGAAGAGATCCTACACCCAGAGAACTATTAAGGGAAATCGTAAAGTCAAGTTAA
- a CDS encoding MFS transporter, with product MNHINRLAIIGAFRALGGSIIWPFTGYALYTVFNFPLSIVSIYYLIQAVFSVLAYISGGYITDFLGRIKAMIISILLSSLFLLLSFLFYHPLLVASFLLLQSFFNNVYNVANTTLVGDINKGEFKKLVSSFSRVRVGINAGWAFGPLIGSIIFEYQGFRQLLLISSFILLIPLIFVFSLPDFKGIRRFYFSIHKEFAKFLLPTFLTFMLMSQLGFSLLTFYTEVVKLSVEDVGFLFMINGLLIVILQDIIGKFLKVKTIILGMFIYSFSYLAVAFITSFIFACIDVVFITLAEMIVSPLSQAIASSLTKDEERGREMGVYGMVTALGRLIGSSYASYLMSFFLFTPLYLWFFISILGFLSIPLYLLSLKRIETNG from the coding sequence GTGAATCATATAAATAGGCTTGCCATTATCGGAGCTTTTAGAGCTTTAGGTGGATCAATAATTTGGCCCTTCACTGGTTATGCCCTTTATACTGTGTTTAATTTCCCACTATCTATAGTTTCAATTTACTATCTGATTCAGGCTGTTTTTAGTGTTCTAGCATACATTAGTGGAGGATATATTACAGATTTCTTAGGTAGAATAAAAGCTATGATAATATCAATACTTTTATCGTCACTTTTTCTTCTTCTTTCTTTTTTATTTTATCATCCACTTCTAGTAGCTTCTTTCCTTCTTTTGCAGTCTTTTTTTAATAACGTATACAATGTAGCTAACACTACTTTAGTCGGAGATATAAATAAAGGTGAATTTAAGAAATTAGTTTCATCATTTAGCAGGGTAAGGGTTGGGATTAATGCTGGATGGGCATTTGGTCCCTTAATAGGTTCTATTATATTTGAGTATCAAGGATTTAGACAATTACTCTTAATTTCCTCATTTATTTTGCTCATTCCTTTGATATTTGTTTTCTCTTTACCAGATTTTAAAGGAATAAGAAGATTTTACTTCTCTATACATAAAGAATTTGCAAAATTCCTACTTCCTACTTTCTTAACCTTCATGCTTATGAGCCAGCTTGGATTTTCACTTTTAACATTCTATACAGAGGTGGTGAAACTCTCAGTAGAAGATGTAGGGTTTCTTTTTATGATTAATGGTTTATTAATAGTGATTTTACAGGATATTATAGGTAAATTTCTTAAGGTAAAAACTATTATCCTAGGAATGTTTATCTATTCTTTTTCTTATCTAGCTGTTGCTTTTATAACAAGCTTCATTTTTGCTTGCATAGATGTCGTGTTTATAACTTTAGCCGAGATGATAGTATCTCCTCTTTCACAAGCAATAGCTTCTTCTTTAACCAAGGATGAGGAAAGAGGAAGAGAAATGGGAGTTTATGGGATGGTTACTGCTCTCGGAAGGTTAATTGGGTCTTCTTATGCTAGTTACTTAATGTCGTTCTTTCTCTTTACTCCTCTCTATCTATGGTTTTTTATTTCTATTCTTGGTTTTTTATCTATACCATTATATTTATTAAGTCTTAAGAGGATTGAAACAAATGGATAG